The following proteins are co-located in the Hydrogenophaga sp. RAC07 genome:
- a CDS encoding enoyl-CoA hydratase/isomerase family protein: MNVPAPETLVIAEVLGRVGCITLNRPKALNALSLDMIRSITRALERWRDDDEVLAVAIRGVNKEGPFGSFCAGGDIRYFHQAALSGDASLEAFFTEEYALNHLIHTYRKPYIAFMDGIVMGGGMGISQGASLRIVTERSKLAMPETHIGLFPDVGGGYFLSRCPGRLGEYLALTGQVLGGRDAMAAGLADGFIDSGRLVGLWNSLAQTPFENGAAVERWCASHLSITVAAGSWPAKEIDRVFGLPDVHAIISTLESDDSEWAKATAATLRHRSPLMLHVVLEQVRRARGLGLADNLRMERGMVYRCFHLRPGAASETVEGIRALAVDKDHQPRWNPERIEEVGRGQVAAFFESPWAAEVHPLAHLR; the protein is encoded by the coding sequence ATGAACGTCCCTGCGCCTGAAACCCTTGTCATCGCCGAAGTGCTGGGCCGCGTCGGCTGCATCACGCTCAACCGGCCCAAGGCCCTCAACGCCTTGTCGCTCGACATGATCCGCAGCATCACGCGGGCACTCGAGCGTTGGAGGGACGACGACGAGGTGCTGGCCGTTGCGATCCGCGGTGTCAACAAGGAAGGCCCGTTCGGCAGCTTCTGCGCCGGCGGCGACATCCGCTACTTCCACCAGGCCGCGCTCTCGGGCGACGCGTCGCTGGAGGCATTCTTCACCGAAGAGTACGCGCTCAACCACCTGATCCACACGTACCGCAAGCCCTACATCGCGTTCATGGACGGCATCGTCATGGGCGGCGGCATGGGCATCAGCCAGGGCGCGAGCCTGCGCATCGTCACCGAACGCAGCAAGCTCGCCATGCCCGAGACCCACATCGGCCTGTTTCCCGATGTGGGCGGCGGCTACTTCCTGAGCCGCTGCCCGGGCCGCCTGGGCGAGTACCTCGCACTCACCGGCCAGGTGCTCGGCGGGCGCGACGCCATGGCCGCTGGCCTGGCCGACGGCTTCATCGATTCGGGCCGCCTGGTCGGCTTGTGGAATTCACTGGCTCAAACGCCGTTCGAGAACGGGGCAGCGGTGGAGCGCTGGTGCGCCAGCCACCTGAGCATCACGGTGGCCGCGGGCAGTTGGCCTGCCAAAGAGATCGACCGGGTGTTCGGTTTGCCCGACGTGCACGCCATCATTTCCACGCTGGAGTCGGACGACAGCGAATGGGCCAAGGCCACGGCCGCCACGCTGCGCCACCGCTCACCGCTGATGCTGCATGTGGTGCTGGAGCAGGTGCGCCGTGCGCGTGGACTCGGCCTGGCCGACAACCTGCGCATGGAGCGCGGCATGGTGTACCGCTGCTTCCACCTGCGCCCGGGCGCGGCCAGCGAAACCGTGGAAGGCATCCGCGCGCTGGCGGTGGACAAGGACCACCAGCCGCGATGGAACCCCGAACGCATTGAAGAAGTGGGAAGAGGGCAGGTGGCCGCGTTCTTCGAGAGCCCGTGGGCTGCGGAGGTTCACCCGCTCGCGCACCTTCGCTGA
- a CDS encoding DUF2788 domain-containing protein codes for MGNTLFGYTEGQIAQFGLTFGVGAFILYMLFIVFNLARESKAGKFGTFVLFLVLSFGMLGFLAKNLIQWVLGI; via the coding sequence ATGGGCAACACCCTGTTCGGCTACACCGAAGGCCAGATCGCCCAGTTCGGCCTGACCTTCGGCGTCGGCGCCTTCATCCTGTACATGCTCTTCATCGTGTTCAACCTGGCGCGCGAATCCAAGGCCGGCAAGTTCGGCACCTTCGTGCTGTTTCTGGTCCTGTCATTCGGCATGTTGGGGTTTCTGGCAAAGAACCTCATTCAATGGGTTCTGGGTATTTGA
- a CDS encoding DMT family transporter, protein MPFQALNRLTHTQAVFLMLAVTLMWSIAGVVSRQLESAARFEVTFWRSAFTALSLLVILPVWRQADRRQGHLVASTDAPSLRIWLKHHWGLIPESSAFWISGVCWSVMFTAFMLALTFTSVANVLVIMSVGPLFTALVARIFIGQQLAARTWLAILAAGAGIAYMYGSQFVQALAHPEIDTGGLVLGSLTALCVPVAGAINWTVVQRSQTHGEKIDLVPSVLLGAVISSLLTLPFALPFAATASDVAWLAMLGLVQLAIPCALSVVCARVLKAPEVSLLALLEVIFGILLAWIWANEVPGDEVLRGGSLVIGALVINELLGWRSRAGTPRIQTVDQQPQ, encoded by the coding sequence ATGCCTTTTCAAGCCCTCAACCGCCTGACGCACACCCAGGCGGTTTTTCTCATGCTGGCGGTCACACTGATGTGGTCGATCGCCGGTGTGGTGTCGCGCCAGCTGGAATCGGCGGCGCGGTTCGAGGTCACGTTCTGGCGCAGCGCCTTCACCGCGCTGTCCTTGCTGGTCATCCTGCCCGTCTGGCGGCAGGCCGACCGACGCCAAGGTCACCTGGTTGCGTCAACAGACGCACCCTCGCTGCGGATTTGGCTCAAACACCATTGGGGCCTGATTCCCGAATCGTCGGCCTTCTGGATCTCGGGCGTGTGCTGGTCGGTGATGTTCACCGCCTTCATGCTGGCCCTGACCTTCACCAGCGTGGCCAACGTGCTGGTGATCATGTCGGTGGGGCCGCTCTTCACCGCGCTGGTGGCGCGTATCTTCATCGGCCAACAGCTGGCCGCGCGCACCTGGTTGGCCATCCTGGCCGCCGGCGCCGGCATCGCCTACATGTACGGCAGCCAGTTCGTGCAGGCGCTGGCCCATCCCGAGATCGACACCGGTGGACTGGTGCTGGGTTCGCTCACCGCCTTGTGCGTGCCCGTCGCCGGCGCCATCAACTGGACGGTGGTGCAACGCAGCCAGACCCACGGCGAAAAGATCGATCTCGTGCCCTCGGTGCTGCTCGGTGCCGTGATCTCCTCCCTGCTCACGCTGCCGTTCGCGCTGCCTTTTGCAGCCACCGCGAGTGACGTGGCGTGGCTGGCCATGTTGGGTCTCGTGCAACTGGCGATTCCCTGCGCGCTGTCGGTGGTGTGCGCGCGCGTGCTCAAGGCGCCTGAAGTTTCGCTGCTGGCCCTGCTGGAAGTGATCTTCGGCATCCTGCTGGCCTGGATCTGGGCCAACGAAGTGCCGGGCGACGAGGTGCTGCGCGGCGGCAGCCTGGTGATCGGCGCCCTGGTGATCAACGAGTTGCTGGGCTGGCGTTCTCGGGCGGGGACGCCCCGCATCCAGACGGTCGACCAGCAACCCCAATGA
- the infB gene encoding translation initiation factor IF-2, whose product MTSTTVAELAAELNKPTTVLLEQLSAAGVPKSSGTDPVTESDKQSLLGHLKASHGTAGGERKKITLVKKSTSEIKQADSTGRARTIQVEVRKKRTFIKRDDEVAVPEVVEEPVAAAPVIDTEELARREEDARRHAELLRRQEEEFNEKRQAREAEEARQAQAVVEQERAASAAADAAEAAARAAAEAASPEGIAEAIAARTAKDAKAKTDSLERDSAARVIADRNAESKRADDLRAQDLVERRRKAEAEAANIRAMMSAPAKTLVAKKPEPAPVADPKAGIKGTLHKPAGTPGKPATTAAGAATAGVAGKKEIKSENLSSTWKDDAAKKKEIKTRGDTSAGRSNWRGGPRGRRDSRDSRDTGASNFVAPTEVKVIEVHVPETITVAELAHKMSLKSSEVIKQLMKLGQMVTINQPLDQDTAMIVVEELGHKAVVAALDDPEAFADDETSQQEHELLPRAPVVTVMGHVDHGKTSLLDYIRRAKVAAGEAGGITQHIGAYHVETERGMISFLDTPGHEAFTAMRARGAQATDIVILVCAADDGVMPQTKEAIKHAKAAGVPIVVALTKIDKPGINLEKVRSELVAEEVVPEEFGGDVPFVGVSAKTGQGIDALLEQVLLQAEVLELKAPVDAMAKGLVIEARLDKGRGAVATVLVQSGTLKTGDVVLVGQTSGRVRAMLDENGKPIKAAGPSIPVEIQGLSEVPQAGDDFMVMTDERRAREIATYRAGKFRNTKLARQQAAKLENMFSDMSAGEVKLLPIIVKSDVQGSQEALAQSLLKLSTDEVKVQLVFAGVGGISESDVNLAIASKAVIIGFNVRADVGARKLAEGNDVDLRYYNIIYDAVDELKAAMSGMLAPEKREEVIGSAEIRTVFVATKIGTIAGCMVTAGQVTRSAHFRLLRDNVVIYTGEIDTLKRLKDDVREVKEGFECGIKLKNYNDIKEGDQLEFFEVKEVARTL is encoded by the coding sequence ATGACAAGTACCACCGTCGCCGAACTGGCTGCCGAGCTGAACAAGCCCACCACCGTCCTGCTGGAGCAACTCTCCGCAGCGGGCGTGCCCAAGTCGTCCGGGACCGATCCGGTCACCGAGTCCGACAAGCAATCGTTGCTGGGCCACCTCAAAGCCAGCCATGGCACGGCCGGCGGTGAGCGCAAGAAGATCACCCTGGTGAAGAAATCGACCTCCGAGATCAAGCAGGCCGACTCCACTGGCCGAGCCCGCACGATCCAGGTGGAAGTGCGCAAGAAGCGCACCTTCATCAAGCGCGACGACGAGGTGGCCGTGCCCGAGGTGGTTGAGGAGCCGGTTGCTGCGGCGCCGGTGATCGACACCGAAGAACTGGCCCGCCGCGAGGAAGACGCGCGCCGCCATGCCGAGCTGCTGCGCCGCCAGGAAGAAGAATTCAACGAGAAGCGCCAGGCCCGCGAGGCCGAGGAAGCCCGCCAGGCGCAAGCCGTGGTCGAGCAGGAGCGTGCTGCTTCGGCCGCTGCGGATGCCGCGGAAGCCGCTGCCCGCGCCGCCGCCGAAGCCGCTTCGCCCGAAGGCATTGCAGAAGCCATTGCGGCACGCACCGCCAAAGACGCCAAGGCCAAGACCGACTCGCTGGAACGCGATTCCGCAGCCCGCGTGATCGCGGACCGCAACGCCGAGAGCAAACGCGCCGACGATCTGCGCGCCCAGGATCTGGTGGAGCGCCGTCGCAAGGCGGAGGCCGAAGCCGCGAACATCCGCGCCATGATGTCGGCGCCTGCCAAGACCTTGGTCGCGAAGAAGCCCGAACCGGCTCCCGTGGCCGATCCGAAGGCCGGCATCAAGGGCACGCTGCACAAGCCTGCCGGCACGCCCGGCAAACCCGCCACCACCGCAGCTGGCGCCGCCACGGCCGGTGTGGCCGGCAAAAAAGAGATCAAGTCCGAGAACCTGTCTTCCACCTGGAAAGACGACGCGGCCAAGAAGAAAGAAATCAAGACGCGTGGCGATACCAGTGCCGGGCGTTCCAACTGGCGCGGAGGCCCGCGTGGTCGCCGCGACTCGCGCGATTCCCGAGACACCGGCGCCAGCAATTTCGTGGCACCGACCGAAGTCAAGGTCATTGAAGTGCACGTGCCGGAGACCATCACGGTGGCCGAGCTCGCACACAAGATGAGCCTGAAGTCGTCCGAGGTCATCAAGCAGTTGATGAAGCTCGGTCAGATGGTCACCATCAACCAGCCGCTGGACCAGGACACCGCCATGATCGTGGTGGAAGAACTCGGCCACAAGGCTGTGGTGGCGGCGCTGGATGATCCGGAAGCTTTTGCCGACGACGAAACCTCGCAGCAGGAACACGAGTTGCTGCCGCGTGCACCGGTGGTCACCGTCATGGGCCACGTGGACCATGGCAAGACCTCGCTGCTGGATTACATCCGCCGTGCCAAGGTGGCTGCGGGCGAAGCCGGCGGCATCACGCAGCACATCGGGGCGTACCACGTCGAGACCGAGCGCGGCATGATTTCATTCCTCGACACCCCCGGTCACGAGGCCTTCACCGCCATGCGTGCCCGTGGTGCCCAGGCCACCGACATCGTCATCCTCGTCTGCGCGGCAGACGACGGCGTGATGCCGCAGACCAAGGAAGCCATCAAACACGCCAAGGCGGCGGGCGTTCCCATCGTCGTGGCGTTGACCAAGATCGACAAGCCCGGCATCAACCTGGAGAAGGTTCGCTCCGAACTCGTGGCCGAAGAAGTCGTGCCCGAAGAGTTCGGTGGTGACGTGCCCTTCGTGGGTGTGTCCGCCAAGACCGGCCAGGGCATCGACGCGCTGCTGGAGCAGGTGTTGTTGCAGGCCGAAGTGCTGGAACTGAAGGCGCCTGTGGATGCCATGGCCAAGGGCCTGGTGATCGAAGCCCGTCTGGACAAAGGCCGCGGTGCCGTGGCCACGGTGCTGGTGCAGAGCGGCACGCTCAAGACCGGTGACGTGGTGCTGGTCGGACAGACCTCTGGTCGTGTGCGTGCCATGCTGGACGAAAACGGCAAGCCGATCAAGGCCGCCGGGCCGTCCATCCCGGTTGAAATTCAAGGTCTGTCGGAAGTGCCCCAGGCCGGCGACGACTTCATGGTGATGACCGACGAGCGCCGTGCGCGCGAGATCGCCACCTACCGTGCCGGCAAGTTCCGCAACACCAAGCTGGCGCGCCAGCAGGCCGCCAAGCTGGAGAACATGTTCTCCGACATGTCGGCTGGCGAAGTCAAGCTGCTGCCCATCATTGTCAAGTCCGACGTGCAGGGTTCGCAGGAAGCGCTGGCCCAGTCGCTGCTCAAGCTCTCGACCGACGAGGTCAAGGTGCAACTGGTGTTCGCCGGGGTCGGCGGCATCAGCGAGTCCGACGTGAACCTGGCCATTGCCTCCAAGGCGGTGATCATCGGCTTCAACGTGCGTGCCGACGTGGGAGCCCGCAAGCTCGCCGAAGGCAACGACGTGGACCTGCGCTACTACAACATCATTTACGACGCCGTCGATGAGTTGAAAGCGGCCATGTCCGGCATGCTGGCGCCCGAGAAGCGCGAAGAAGTCATCGGCTCGGCCGAGATCCGCACCGTGTTCGTGGCCACCAAGATCGGCACCATTGCCGGTTGTATGGTCACGGCTGGCCAGGTCACCCGCAGCGCGCATTTCCGCCTGCTGCGCGACAACGTGGTCATCTACACCGGCGAGATCGACACCCTCAAGCGCCTCAAGGACGACGTGCGCGAAGTCAAGGAAGGCTTCGAGTGCGGTATCAAGCTGAAGAACTACAACGACATCAAGGAAGGCGACCAGCTCGAATTCTTCGAGGTCAAGGAAGTCGCGCGGACGCTGTAA
- the rbfA gene encoding 30S ribosome-binding factor RbfA yields the protein MPRKASSVPNRGFRVADQIQRDLAELIARELKDRRVGMVTINAVEVTPDYAHAKVFFSLLTGDPAETLEGLNAAAGFLRSGLFKRLHIHTVPTLHFVFDRTTERAADMNALISKAVSSRSKEE from the coding sequence ATGCCTCGCAAAGCTTCATCCGTCCCCAACCGCGGTTTCCGCGTGGCCGACCAGATCCAGCGCGATCTGGCCGAGCTGATCGCGCGCGAGTTGAAAGATCGGCGGGTGGGCATGGTCACGATCAATGCGGTCGAGGTCACGCCCGACTACGCGCACGCCAAGGTGTTCTTCAGCCTGCTCACGGGTGATCCTGCGGAAACGCTGGAAGGCCTCAATGCCGCGGCGGGTTTCCTGCGCAGCGGTTTGTTCAAGCGGCTGCACATCCACACCGTGCCCACGCTGCACTTCGTGTTCGACCGCACCACCGAGCGCGCGGCCGACATGAACGCCTTGATTTCCAAGGCTGTCTCTTCTCGGTCAAAGGAAGAATAA
- the typA gene encoding translational GTPase TypA encodes MSKQIRNIAIIAHVDHGKTTMVDQLLRQSGTFAEHEKIVDTVMDNNAIERERGITILAKNCAVSWEGTHINIVDTPGHADFGGEVERALSMVDGVVLLIDAQEGPMPQTRFVTKKALALGLKPIVVVNKVDKPGARPDAVINAAFDLFDKLGANDEQLDFPVVYASGINGWTSLVEGAPGEQWGPDMSALFNTVLKHVKPQDGDPAAPLQLQVSALDFSTFVGRIGVGRISQGTIKPNMDVVVMEGVDGKVVKGRVNQVLKFQGLDRVQVTEAGPGDIVLINGIPDIGIGVTVTDPLTPAPLPMLKIDEPTLTMNFCVNTSPLAGREGKYVTSRQIWDRLQKELQHNVALRVKETDEDGIFEVMGRGELHLTILLENMRREGYELAVSKPRVVFRDIDGVRHEPIEMVTADIEEQHQGGVMQALGERKGELANMEPDGRGRVRLEYRIPARGLIGFTNEFLNLTRGSGLIANIFDGYEPHKGDIASRKNGVLISMDDGEIFTYALGKLDDRGRMFVRAGDPVYEGMIVGIHNRDNDLIVNATRTKQLTNFRVSGKEDAIKITPPVDLNLEYGVEFIEDDELVEITPKSVRLRKRFLKESDRKRASKS; translated from the coding sequence ATGAGCAAACAAATCCGCAACATCGCCATCATTGCCCACGTTGACCATGGCAAAACCACCATGGTGGACCAGCTGCTTCGCCAGTCGGGCACCTTCGCCGAACACGAAAAGATCGTGGACACGGTGATGGACAACAACGCCATCGAACGCGAGCGCGGCATCACCATCCTGGCCAAGAACTGCGCCGTGAGCTGGGAAGGCACGCACATCAACATCGTCGACACCCCCGGCCACGCGGACTTCGGCGGTGAAGTCGAGCGCGCCCTGTCCATGGTGGACGGTGTGGTGCTTCTGATCGACGCGCAGGAAGGCCCGATGCCGCAGACGCGCTTCGTGACCAAGAAGGCGCTGGCCCTGGGTCTGAAGCCCATCGTGGTGGTTAACAAGGTCGACAAGCCGGGCGCGCGCCCGGACGCCGTGATCAACGCCGCGTTCGATCTGTTCGACAAGCTCGGTGCCAACGACGAACAGCTCGACTTCCCCGTGGTGTACGCCTCGGGCATCAACGGCTGGACCTCGCTGGTCGAAGGCGCACCGGGCGAGCAGTGGGGACCCGACATGTCGGCCCTGTTCAACACCGTGCTCAAGCACGTGAAGCCGCAGGACGGTGACCCGGCAGCGCCACTGCAGTTGCAGGTTTCCGCACTCGACTTTTCCACCTTCGTTGGCCGCATCGGCGTGGGCCGCATCAGCCAGGGCACGATCAAGCCCAACATGGACGTGGTCGTGATGGAAGGCGTGGACGGCAAGGTCGTCAAGGGTCGCGTCAACCAGGTGCTGAAGTTCCAGGGCCTGGACCGCGTGCAGGTGACCGAAGCCGGCCCGGGCGACATCGTGCTGATCAACGGCATTCCCGACATCGGCATCGGCGTGACCGTGACCGATCCGCTGACCCCCGCTCCGTTGCCCATGCTCAAGATCGACGAGCCGACGCTGACCATGAACTTCTGCGTGAACACCAGTCCGCTGGCCGGCCGCGAAGGCAAGTACGTGACCAGCCGCCAGATCTGGGACCGCCTGCAGAAAGAGCTGCAGCACAACGTGGCCCTGCGCGTGAAGGAAACCGACGAAGACGGCATCTTCGAAGTGATGGGCCGCGGTGAATTGCACCTGACCATCCTGCTGGAAAACATGCGCCGCGAAGGCTACGAACTCGCGGTGTCCAAGCCACGCGTGGTGTTCCGCGACATCGACGGTGTGCGCCACGAGCCCATCGAGATGGTGACGGCCGACATCGAAGAACAGCACCAGGGCGGCGTGATGCAGGCACTGGGCGAGCGCAAGGGCGAACTGGCCAACATGGAACCCGATGGCCGTGGCCGCGTGCGTCTGGAGTACCGCATTCCGGCGCGTGGCCTGATCGGTTTCACCAACGAGTTCCTGAACCTGACGCGCGGTTCCGGCCTGATCGCCAACATCTTCGACGGCTACGAGCCGCACAAGGGCGACATCGCCAGTCGCAAGAACGGCGTGCTGATCTCCATGGACGACGGTGAAATCTTCACCTACGCCCTGGGCAAGCTCGACGACCGCGGCCGCATGTTCGTGCGCGCCGGCGACCCGGTGTACGAAGGCATGATCGTCGGCATCCACAACCGCGACAACGACCTGATCGTCAACGCCACCCGCACCAAGCAGCTGACCAACTTCCGCGTCAGCGGCAAGGAAGACGCTATCAAGATCACGCCGCCCGTTGACCTCAACCTCGAGTACGGTGTGGAATTCATCGAAGACGACGAACTGGTCGAAATCACGCCCAAGAGCGTGCGTCTGCGCAAGCGCTTCCTGAAGGAAAGCGACCGCAAGCGAGCCTCCAAAAGCTGA
- the truB gene encoding tRNA pseudouridine(55) synthase TruB translates to MHAPRTRVQRRPVHGVLLLDKPLGLSSNQALQKAKWLLRAEKAGHTGTLDPLASGVLPLCFGAATKFSQIHLDADKTYETVVRLGVKTSTGDAEGEVILTRDVVCTPGQVVEALDGFMGPIAQVPPMHSALKKDGKPLYEYARQGETVEREARHVTIHDLDLLDMQLQGDAPFLHLRVRCSKGTYIRTLGEDIAEALGCGGHLSMLRRIETGPFNASQCITLDALEALDESERMALLLPVQTLLEGHEAVTLDADDAGRFLSGLRRRGAWADQESVAVFGPVSTGDESFSQEAVLLGSAHTQAGELIPGRLLSPIEIQQILETSPELAS, encoded by the coding sequence ATGCACGCGCCACGCACGAGGGTGCAGCGGCGCCCTGTGCATGGGGTGCTGTTGCTCGACAAACCGCTGGGTCTCTCCAGCAACCAGGCTTTGCAGAAAGCCAAATGGTTGCTGCGAGCCGAGAAAGCAGGCCACACCGGCACGCTCGATCCGCTGGCCAGCGGTGTGTTGCCGTTGTGCTTTGGCGCGGCCACGAAATTCAGCCAGATCCACCTCGACGCCGACAAGACCTATGAGACCGTGGTGCGCCTGGGCGTGAAAACCAGCACTGGCGACGCAGAAGGCGAGGTGATCCTGACCCGCGACGTGGTTTGCACGCCGGGCCAGGTGGTTGAAGCGCTCGACGGTTTCATGGGTCCGATCGCCCAGGTGCCGCCGATGCACAGCGCCTTGAAGAAGGACGGCAAGCCGCTCTACGAATACGCGCGCCAGGGTGAGACGGTGGAGCGCGAGGCGCGCCACGTCACCATCCACGACCTCGACCTGCTGGACATGCAACTGCAGGGCGACGCGCCGTTTCTTCATCTGCGCGTGCGCTGCAGCAAGGGCACCTACATCCGCACCTTGGGTGAAGACATCGCCGAGGCCCTGGGCTGTGGCGGGCACCTGAGCATGTTGCGCCGCATCGAAACCGGCCCGTTCAACGCCTCGCAGTGCATCACGCTTGACGCCCTCGAAGCGCTGGACGAAAGCGAACGCATGGCGCTGTTGTTGCCGGTGCAGACCCTGCTGGAAGGCCACGAGGCCGTCACGCTGGACGCTGATGATGCGGGGCGTTTCCTCAGCGGCCTGCGCCGCCGTGGCGCCTGGGCCGACCAGGAAAGTGTGGCCGTGTTCGGTCCTGTTTCCACCGGCGATGAATCGTTTTCACAAGAAGCCGTGCTGCTGGGCAGCGCGCACACCCAAGCGGGTGAACTGATCCCGGGGCGGCTGCTGAGCCCCATCGAAATACAGCAAATCCTGGAAACCTCACCGGAACTCGCATCATGA
- the nusA gene encoding transcription termination factor NusA, whose product MNREMLMLIDAISREKNVERDVVLGAVELALASATKKLYKGDVDIRVAMDPDTGAYETFRRWLVVPDEAGLQNPDAEELLTDARDELADIEEGDFIEKPVESVPIGRIGAMAAKQVILQKIRDAEREMLLNDFMSRGDKIFVGTVKRMDKGDLIVESGRVEGRLKRGEMIPKENFRTGDRVRAMIMDVDLTLRGAPILLSRSAPSFMIELFRQEVPEIEQGLLEIKTCARDPGSRAKIAVHTNDRRIDPIGTCVGVRGSRVNGVTNELAGERVDIVLWSEDPAQFVIGALAPANVVSIVVDEERHAMDVVVDEENLAIAIGRGGQNVRLASELTGWRINIMTADESAQKQAEEADGIRKIFMAKLDVDQEIADILIEEGFTSLEEVAYVPLQEMLEIESFDEDTVNELRTRAKDALLTMEIAREESVEEVSQDLRDLEGVTPELIAKLADAGIHTRDELADLATDELTDITAQTPEEATALIMLARAHWFTGDEAQSTT is encoded by the coding sequence ATGAACCGCGAAATGTTGATGCTGATCGATGCGATCTCGCGCGAGAAGAACGTCGAGCGCGACGTCGTGTTGGGCGCCGTGGAACTGGCGCTGGCCTCGGCCACCAAAAAACTCTACAAGGGCGACGTGGACATCCGCGTGGCCATGGACCCGGACACCGGTGCCTACGAGACCTTCCGCCGCTGGCTGGTGGTGCCCGATGAGGCCGGCCTGCAGAACCCCGACGCCGAAGAACTGCTGACCGACGCCCGCGACGAACTCGCCGACATCGAAGAAGGCGACTTCATCGAGAAGCCGGTCGAAAGCGTGCCGATCGGCCGCATCGGTGCCATGGCTGCCAAGCAGGTGATCCTGCAGAAGATCCGCGACGCCGAGCGCGAGATGCTGCTCAACGATTTCATGTCGCGCGGCGACAAGATCTTTGTGGGCACCGTCAAGCGCATGGACAAGGGCGACCTGATCGTCGAGAGCGGCCGGGTTGAAGGTCGCTTGAAGCGCGGCGAGATGATCCCGAAAGAGAACTTCCGCACCGGCGACCGCGTGCGCGCCATGATCATGGACGTGGATCTGACGCTGCGCGGCGCGCCCATCCTGCTGTCACGCTCGGCCCCGTCGTTCATGATCGAACTCTTCCGCCAGGAAGTGCCCGAAATCGAACAAGGCCTGCTGGAGATCAAGACCTGCGCCCGCGACCCGGGTTCGCGCGCCAAGATCGCCGTGCACACCAACGACCGCCGCATCGACCCCATCGGCACCTGTGTCGGTGTGCGCGGTTCGCGCGTCAACGGCGTGACCAACGAACTCGCAGGCGAGCGTGTGGACATCGTGCTGTGGTCCGAAGACCCGGCGCAGTTCGTCATCGGCGCGCTGGCCCCGGCCAACGTGGTCTCCATCGTGGTGGACGAAGAGCGCCATGCCATGGACGTGGTGGTCGACGAGGAAAACCTCGCCATCGCCATCGGCCGCGGTGGCCAGAACGTGCGCCTGGCGTCCGAGCTGACCGGCTGGCGCATCAACATCATGACGGCCGACGAGTCGGCCCAGAAGCAGGCCGAAGAGGCCGACGGCATCCGCAAGATCTTCATGGCCAAGCTGGACGTGGACCAGGAGATTGCCGACATCCTGATCGAAGAAGGCTTCACCAGCCTCGAAGAAGTGGCCTATGTGCCGCTGCAGGAAATGCTGGAGATCGAGTCTTTTGACGAAGACACGGTCAATGAGCTGCGCACCCGCGCCAAGGATGCCCTGCTGACCATGGAAATCGCTCGCGAAGAGAGCGTCGAAGAGGTGTCGCAAGATTTGCGCGACCTCGAAGGCGTGACCCCGGAGCTGATCGCCAAGCTGGCCGACGCCGGCATCCACACCCGCGACGAGCTGGCCGACCTGGCCACCGACGAGCTCACCGACATCACCGCACAGACGCCTGAAGAGGCCACCGCGCTGATCATGCTGGCACGCGCTCACTGGTTCACCGGTGACGAAGCGCAATCCACGACCTGA
- the rimP gene encoding ribosome maturation factor RimP, translating to MAWQEIVEQTVTGLGFDLVELERSGSGLLKVTIDLPWEAPVAGQPVPVERFVTVEDCEKITRQLQYLLEVEGLEYRRLEVGSPGIDRPLKREIDYVRFEGHVIDLTLKAPIGATGTDVAANRKKFRGTLERADDGVQWQVVWSDAPEPKPGARVSKKRAPVPMQAMTFSLDDIQQARLAPIVNFKGRQAPGANASDSDE from the coding sequence ATGGCTTGGCAAGAGATCGTAGAGCAGACCGTTACCGGACTGGGTTTTGACCTGGTGGAGTTGGAGCGCTCGGGCAGTGGCTTGCTGAAGGTCACGATCGATCTGCCGTGGGAGGCGCCCGTTGCGGGCCAGCCCGTGCCGGTGGAGCGTTTTGTCACGGTCGAGGATTGCGAAAAAATCACGCGTCAGTTGCAATACCTGCTGGAAGTCGAGGGCCTGGAATACCGCCGCCTCGAAGTGGGTTCGCCGGGCATTGACCGGCCACTCAAACGTGAAATTGACTATGTGAGGTTTGAAGGTCACGTGATCGACCTCACCTTGAAAGCGCCGATCGGCGCCACCGGAACCGACGTGGCGGCGAACCGCAAGAAATTCAGGGGCACGCTGGAGCGTGCCGACGATGGTGTGCAGTGGCAGGTGGTCTGGAGCGATGCGCCCGAACCCAAGCCCGGCGCGCGGGTGAGCAAGAAGCGCGCGCCCGTGCCCATGCAGGCCATGACCTTTTCGCTGGACGACATCCAGCAGGCGCGCTTGGCGCCGATCGTGAATTTCAAGGGCCGTCAGGCCCCTGGAGCCAACGCTTCAGACAGCGATGAATGA